The Actinomycetota bacterium genome includes a window with the following:
- a CDS encoding IS481 family transposase yields MVGCVLDQGWSVAATAERFQVDPKTVRKWRDRFLVDGEAGLLDRSSRPHQMPNKTRPSVEQRVLDLRRRRRWGAAHIGAHVGIAASTVQRICRSAGLGRLDRGDRCAQPRTIQRYQRERPGELVHVDIKKLAGIPDGGGWRIHGRGNDGHGGYSGVGYRFLHSAVDDRTRLAYSEIHDDEQAITAAGFWFRAYAWFADHGITVERVLTDNGSCYRSRIWRREIQRTDCIHKRTRPYRPQTNGKIERFHRILLEEWAYIRDWTSEQQRRVAYGRFLHFYNHHRSHGALGWHTPMHTLSQCLGDNVPAQH; encoded by the coding sequence ATGGTGGGCTGTGTGCTGGATCAGGGGTGGTCAGTCGCCGCCACTGCCGAGCGATTCCAGGTTGATCCGAAGACGGTCCGTAAGTGGCGAGACCGATTCTTGGTCGACGGCGAGGCTGGATTGCTGGATCGGTCCAGCCGTCCACATCAGATGCCGAACAAGACCCGTCCGTCGGTCGAGCAACGTGTCCTGGATCTGCGACGCCGACGCCGGTGGGGGGCAGCCCACATCGGCGCCCACGTCGGTATCGCGGCATCGACGGTCCAACGGATCTGCCGGTCGGCAGGTCTGGGGCGGCTCGACCGCGGCGACCGTTGCGCCCAACCGCGCACCATCCAGCGCTACCAGCGTGAACGGCCTGGCGAGCTGGTCCACGTCGATATCAAGAAGCTGGCCGGCATCCCCGACGGTGGCGGCTGGCGGATCCACGGCCGCGGCAACGACGGTCACGGCGGCTACAGCGGCGTGGGCTACCGGTTCCTGCACTCGGCCGTCGACGACCGGACCCGGCTCGCTTACAGCGAGATCCACGACGATGAGCAGGCCATCACCGCTGCCGGCTTCTGGTTCCGCGCATACGCCTGGTTCGCCGACCACGGCATCACCGTCGAACGCGTCCTCACCGACAACGGCTCCTGCTACCGGTCACGGATCTGGCGTCGAGAGATACAGCGAACCGACTGCATCCACAAGCGCACCCGTCCCTACCGGCCCCAGACGAACGGCAAGATCGAGCGCTTCCACCGGATCCTGCTCGAGGAATGGGCCTACATCCGCGACTGGACGTCCGAGCAACAGCGCCGGGTCGCCTATGGCCGGTTCCTGCACTTCTACAATCACCACAGGTCCCACGGCGCGCTCGGCTGGCACACACCCATGCACACACTCAGCCAGTGCCTCGGGGACAACGTCCCCGCTCAGCACA